One window from the genome of Thalassospira xiamenensis M-5 = DSM 17429 encodes:
- a CDS encoding NAD(P)-dependent oxidoreductase encodes MTILQGKQVSKSGASHGSGHIGHNDPDDGFSDLHPAYSTLQAMAESNRCLYCYDAPCVTACPTSIDIPGFIRKISTGNPDGAAKTILSANIMGGTCARACPTEVLCEQACVRNVSEDVAVEIGSLQRFAVDHLMARDELPHPFKRAPLTGKQIAVVGAGPAGLSCAHRAAMLGHDVTVFEAKAKPGGLNEYGLAAYKMTNDFAQREVEFLLGIGGIRIEYGKALGRDISLGALRDGYDAVFVGVGLGATNELGLPGEAFDGVDDAIAFIEQLRQTEPKSDMPVGNNVIVIGGGNTAVDAAIQAKRLGADEVTLVYRRGAEHMSATEYEQELAKINGVVVRHWAKPVAIKANGKLIGMGFEKTELQNGKLVGTGEKFEIRADQILKAIGQKIKTDDLAGMEIAGGKIVVDENYQTTASGIFAGGDCIKSGEDLTVQSVEDGKQAAIAIDAFLKTA; translated from the coding sequence ATGACCATCTTGCAGGGCAAGCAAGTTTCGAAATCAGGTGCTAGCCACGGCTCGGGACATATCGGCCATAATGATCCCGATGACGGATTTTCCGATCTGCATCCGGCCTATTCCACCTTGCAGGCCATGGCCGAAAGCAATCGCTGCCTGTATTGCTATGACGCGCCATGCGTTACGGCATGCCCGACATCAATCGATATTCCGGGCTTCATCCGCAAAATCAGCACCGGCAACCCTGATGGGGCAGCCAAAACCATCCTGTCGGCCAATATCATGGGGGGCACCTGTGCGCGCGCCTGTCCGACAGAAGTGCTGTGCGAACAAGCCTGTGTGCGCAATGTGTCCGAAGATGTCGCGGTTGAAATCGGCAGTCTGCAGCGTTTTGCGGTTGATCACCTGATGGCGCGCGATGAATTGCCCCATCCGTTCAAACGGGCCCCCCTGACCGGTAAACAGATTGCAGTGGTCGGTGCCGGTCCGGCGGGGCTTTCATGCGCGCATCGCGCGGCGATGCTGGGCCATGATGTGACGGTGTTTGAGGCCAAGGCAAAGCCGGGCGGGCTTAATGAATATGGTCTTGCGGCGTACAAAATGACCAATGATTTCGCCCAGCGCGAGGTTGAATTCCTTTTGGGCATTGGCGGCATCCGGATCGAGTATGGCAAGGCGCTTGGCCGTGACATCAGTCTTGGGGCTTTGCGTGACGGATATGATGCGGTGTTTGTTGGGGTCGGGCTTGGCGCGACTAACGAACTTGGCCTGCCGGGAGAGGCATTTGATGGTGTTGATGACGCGATTGCCTTTATCGAGCAACTTCGCCAGACCGAACCGAAATCCGACATGCCGGTTGGCAATAATGTGATCGTGATCGGCGGTGGCAACACTGCAGTTGATGCCGCGATCCAGGCCAAACGCCTTGGCGCGGACGAAGTCACATTGGTCTATCGTCGCGGGGCTGAACATATGTCGGCCACAGAATATGAACAGGAACTGGCCAAGATCAATGGCGTGGTCGTGCGCCACTGGGCCAAGCCGGTGGCGATCAAGGCCAATGGCAAACTGATCGGCATGGGGTTCGAGAAAACGGAACTTCAGAACGGCAAGCTTGTCGGCACCGGCGAGAAATTTGAAATCCGCGCCGACCAGATTCTGAAGGCCATCGGTCAGAAAATCAAAACAGATGATCTTGCCGGGATGGAAATTGCCGGTGGCAAGATCGTGGTCGACGAAAATTACCAGACAACCGCCTCTGGCATCTTTGCCGGTGGGGATTGCATCAAAAGTGGCGAGGACCTGACAGTTCAATCGGTCGAAGACGGCAAGCAGGCCGCGATTGCCATCGACGCGTTCCTTAAAACCGCATAA